The Methylophilus sp. TWE2 region AAAACCATTTTAATTGTCGACGACTCTTCCTCTTTACGATCCGTGGTGGGCACTGCCCTTAAAGGTGCAGGCTACGATGTGATTGAAGCCGAGGACGGTAAGGACGCACTCACCAAGTTAAACGGACAAAAAATTCACCTGATTATTAGCGATGTGAACATGCCTAACATGAATGGCATTGAGTTTCTTAAGGCCAGTAAACAAATTCCGGCCTACAAATTTACCCCAGTCATCATGCTGACGACAGAAAGTGCCGAAGAGAAAAAAATGCAAGGTCAGGCAGGTGGCGCAAAGGCCTGGATGGTGAAACCGTTTCAACCACCACAATTGTTAAATGCAGTCTCTAAATTAGTACTGCCATAACAGTGAGCAAATCAGTGCTGTCGGCCAATCATATCTCTTACGGAGTCCCCCATTATGCCAGTCATGATCAATACCAATGAGGCGCGTTGTGCGCTGACCTTCAGCGGCGAGCTGAATATTTACAACGTGGCCGAGACACTGGCACAGATCAAGGCTGAAATGAGCAAGACATTGCCCATTTATGTGGATTTGTCCGAGGTGGATGAAGCCGATGCGGCTGGCTTGCAGATATTGATGGCTATCCGCTTACACACTCTTTCTCATGGTCTGGCTTTCCAGCTTGAAAATCCCAGTGAAGCGGTCATGGCATTGATCGAGCTTTCGGACATGGCCGGTTTTTTTGGCGTCACCCAAGTGCTCACTGATATCGCCGCTTGAGATCAATATACGAGGATAAAACACCATGCAACTAGATGAATCCCTGCAGATTTATATTATTGAAAGCCGCGATTTGTTGCAGCAAATGGAAGAGGCTTTGCTCACGCTGGAGCAAAATCCGGAAGACGAGGAAAAGATTAATGCCATTTTCCGTGCCGCGCACACCATTAAAGGGTCAGCAGGATTGTTTGGCCTCGATTTTATTATCAGCTTTACCCACGTGGCCGAAAGCGTACTTGATAAGGTGCGTAATGGCCAAATCCCGGTGACCGAAGAAGTTGTCGCCCTGTTCCTGGAGGTGGGCGACTTTATCAGCAAGCTGATTGATCATGTGGCCGAAGGCACCAAACCTGACGCCGATACCATGGTGGTGAATGATGGCCTGATTAACCGGTTGAACGTCTACTTGGGTGCACCTCCTGCAACGGCGTCTGCCTTGCCTGTTGCCTCACAAAATGACGCTTCTGGTGAGGTCGAAAGCCTGGATGGTGTAGAGACCAGTTGCTGGCATATCTCATTAAGATTTGGGCCTGACACTTTCCGCAGCGGCATGGATCCTTTCAGTTTCCTGCGTTATATGAATACCATGGGCAAGATTGTGCATGTCGCGACCATCACCCAGGCACTGCCATCTCTGGAAGGCATGGATGCAGAGAGTTGTTACCTGGGCTTTGAAATCAGCTATGAAAGCCAGGCAAGTAAAGTTGAAATCGAAAGTATTTTTGATTTTGTTCGTGACGATTGTGACATTCATATCCTGCCACCGCACAGCCAGGTTCAGCACTATATTGACCTGATTGACCGCCTCTCGAATGAAGAGATGAAGCTGGGCGAGATTCTGGTCAAGTGTGGCACCCTGACGCCAACAGAGCTTGAAGCGGCACTGGCCAAACAGGCTGATGTTGCCGCGGATGATAAACAACCGATTGGTGAAACGCTGGTTAATGCGCAGCTGGTACAGCCAGCGGTGGTCAATGCGGCGCTTGAAAAACAACGCCAGGTCAAAGAAACCAAAAATTCAGAATCCAACTTTATCCGCATTGATGCCAACAAGCTCGATGAACTGATTAACCTGGTAGGCGAGCTGATTATCGCCGGCGCAGGTGCTACCTTGATTGCCGACAGAATAGGTGACAGCGCCATGAACGAAGCCACTTCCAATATTGCGACATTGGTAGAGCAAGTGCGCGACTCAGCCCTGGCACTGCGCATGGTGCAAATCGGTGCCACGTTCAGCCGCTTTAACCGTGTCGTACGCGATGTGAGCAAGGAGCTGGGTAAAGATATCCGCCTCGAAATCAGTGGCGAAGAGACCGAACTCGATAAAACCGTGGTGGAAAAAATCAGCGATCCGCTCACCCATCTGGTGCGTAATTCCATGGACCACGGTATTGAATCTGCCGAAGCGCGTGTCGCTAAAGGCAAGCCCGCTTATGGCACGCTCAAGCTTAATGCTTTCCATGATTCAGGCAGTATTGTGATTGAGGTCAGTGATGATGGCGCAGGCCTCAACCGCGACAAGATCCTGGCCAAAGCCATAGATAAAGGCTTGGTATCCGCAGAACAGTCACTCAGCGATAAAGACATTTATAACCTGATTTTTGAAGCAGGTTTTTCAACGGCAGATGCCGTGAGTAACCTGTCTGGCCGCGGTGTGGGCATGGATGTGGTCAAGCGCAATATCCAGGCCTTACGCGGCACCATAGATATTCAATCCACCCCAGGACTGGGATGCACCATGAGCATCCGCCTGCCGCTCACGTTGGCGATTATTGATGGCTTCCTGGTCGGTGTGGCGGATTCCTCCTATGTGGTGCCATTGGACATGGTGGTGGAATGTATCGAATTGTCGGCTGAGGATTACGCATCTTCAGTCAGCGATAAACGTAACTTTATTAACCTGAGGGGCGAGGTGTTGCCTTACCTCAAGCTCAGGGATGAGTTCGAATGTAAAGGGGAACCTCCCACACGGCAAAACATCGTCGTCATGCAGTACGCAAATCAAAAAATAGGATTAGTGGTGGATAAGTTAATTGGTGAATTCCAGACCGTGATTAAACCCTTGGGCAAGGTGTTTGAACATGTGAAAGGTATTGGCGGCTTCACCATTCTAGGCTCAGGCAGTGTGGCACTGGTGCTGGATGTGCCGCGCATGATGCAACTGGCCAATATGGAAAGCATAAAAGAACAGGCGCTTGTAGAAGAGTAGTCATCGTTTTCAAGCGATTCAGCCAAACAATTTATTGATTAATGAAAGTAGGTTTTTAATGAAAGTTTCTCAAAAAATATCACTCATGATCGCCATTGCAGTCATTGGGTTATTCAGTTTGATCGGCCTTAGCTATAGCAGCATTGAAAAGGTATTTGAAGCCACAAACAATGCAAACGTGAATGGTATTCCAAGCATCAGTACTCTGAACGAGGGGATGAAAAAGTTTGGTCAGTTGCGTGTCAGGGTGTATCGCCATGTGCTTAATACTGACCAGAACAATATGACCAAGATCGAAGAGGCCATTAGCGAAGCAAGGAAAGGTCTTGAAGATGCGCTCGTTAAATACAACAATGAAAACATCGCCGATGCTAAAGATAAAGAGTTATTGGAAAAAGTGCGCAAAGGCTTCGATGCTTACGCCCCTGGCATGACTGAGGTGATCAAACTTTCCAGAGAGGGTAAACAAAAAGAAGCATTGGCTATCTTGACTGCAAATGCCAAATTGGCAGAAGAGCTGAATACGGCCATTGATGAGCATATGGCCTATAACCAGGCACTGGCTAAATCCTCTGCTGAAACTGCGATTGAAATCAAATCGTCTGCTGTGGTGACCGGCTTGGTGGTAGGTGGGGTGCTTTCATTAGTGGTGTTAGGGTTGGCATTTGTCACCATTAGATCGATTACCCGCCCCTTGAATAGCGCGGTCAAATCTGCCAATGCGATGGCTAACGGCGATCTCACCGAACGTGTGGAAGTGAATTCAAAAGACGAAATTGGGCAGATGATGGCAGCAATGAAGACGATGTCTGAAAAAATCAGCAATGTGATTCATGAGATCAAATCTTCTGCTGACAACATTGCCAGTGCGTCTGAGCAAGTGAGTGCAACCGCACAAAGCATCAGCCAGGCGACTAACGAGCAAGCGGCCTCTGTAGAAGAGACTTCTGCCTCAGTAGAACAGATGAGCGCTTCGATCAACCAAAACGCAGAAAACTCCAAAGTGACCGATGGCATTGCCGGTAAAGCGGCCACAGATGCCAACGAAGGCGGCGCCGCGGTGAAAGATACTGTCGCTGCCATGAAGAGCATTGCAGACAAAATCAGCATTATTGATGACATTGCCTACCAGACTAACCTGCTGGCCTTGAACGCGGCGATTGAAGCGGCACGTGCGGGTGAGCATGGGAAAGGCTTTGCAGTTGTTGCCGCAGAAGTGCGCAAGCTGGCAGAGCGTAGCCAGGTGGCGGCGCAAGAGATTGGTGAAGTCGCCAAGAGTTCTGTGGGCTTGGCTGAGCGCGCTGGTGACCTGCTGGATGAGATCGTGCCTAGCATCAACAAAACCAGTGACTTAGTACAAGAGATTTATGCTGCGAGTGAAGAGCAGAGCAGCGGCGCATTGCAGATTACAGCGGCCATGAACCAACTGAGCCAGGCTACCCAGCAAAACGCCAGCTCGAGCGAGGAACTGGCAGCGACAGCAGAAGAGATGAGCGGCCAGGCTGAGCAGTTACAGCACCTGATCGGGTTCTTTAAAGTGAGCGTGGATGACGTTCCTGTGTCTTCAGCGACTAGAAGCGTGATCAAAAAAGTATCCAAGCCCCTGGTTTCTAAGCCTGCGGTGAATACGTCCCATCATGACTATGAGGCGCAAATTGATGAAGCTCAGTTCGTCAAGTTCTGACGAAATTTAACGCAGCAGTATTGACAGTTAACCTGATAGAACTTGACGGCATCTTTGAAAGGAAAATTCATGAGTAACCTTAGTGTGGCAGAGCCACCAAAAACTCAGCAAGCAGTGTTAGAAAACAGGATTCAGCAATATCTGACCTTTGTTCTCGGGAGAGAAATATTCGCCCTCAATATTCTCAATATCAAAGAGATTATTGAGTATGGGCAACTCACCGAAGTGCCAAAAATGCCAGGCTTTATCCGCGGTGTCATTAATTTACGCGGAGCCGTGGTGCCGGTGATTGATATGGCCGCACGATTTGACAAGCCCAGCGCAGACATTACCCGTAAAACCTGCATTGTGATTATTGAAGTTGCGCATGCAGGCGGTACGCAAGTCGTTGGCGTCATGGTCGATGCCGTGAATGAGGTAGTAGATATAGAGTCAGGCAACATTGAGCCAGCCCCTACTTTTGGCGCCAACATCCGTGCTGACTTCATTGAAGGCATGGGGAAAATTGAAGGCAAGTTCGTGATTATCTTGAATGTCAACAGTGTGTTGTCTGTAGACGAGATAGCAACCTTGGCTAGTACGGTTTAAATGCATCACTAAATGTTGAAAAGGAAGATGAAATGAAAATGACCGTTGCAAAAAAAATGATATTGCTGATTGGCACAGCGGTATTTGGCCTGATTTTAATCGCCTCCATGGCGCAATATTATCTGGATCAGGTGTACACCAAAACCAACTACCTTAATATCAATACAGTGCCAAGCATTATCGTGCTGGATGATATGTCCAAAGCTTATTCAGATATGCAAGAAACGGTTTATCAGCATATCGTCAATACGGATGACGCCACCATGACGCAGCTTGATCGAGTGATCTTGGAGTACCGAGCCAAGCTGGATGAAGGCGTTAAGAAGTATGAGTCCGAAAATATCACGGATGATAAAGATCGTAGCTTGATTGAAGGGATTAAATCGGAACTCAGAAGCTATGACACCGTGCGTGAACGAGTGCTGTCTCTTTCGCGTGCCAACAAGATTGACGAGGCACGTAAGGCAGTCTTTGCGGCGAAAGATGATTTTCTGAAAGTGTCTCAGGCGATAGAAGCGGACAGAAGATATAACGTTGAGATTGGTCAGAAGGCCTCAAAAGACGCCTCTGAGACACAGGCGACCGCTTTACTTCTATCTCGCACAATCGCCTTGGCAGTTATCGTGCTAGCGGCCGCAATAGGCTTCTTTATCACTCGTAACCTTCTCAAACAATTAGGCGGTGAGCCAGATTACGCGGCATCTGTGGTCAAAACAGTGGCCGCAGGTGATTACACCGTTCAGGTGGAAACCAAGCCAGGTGATACCAGCAGTCTGTTGTATTCCATGAAGCAAATGGTTGAACAATTGCTGGCACAAATCGGTGGCGAGCCCGCTTATGCGGCGGGCATTGTTAAGCGCGTGGCTGAAGGGGATTTAACCGTTAAAACAGATTTACGCCCAGGCGACACAACCAGTATTTTATTTGCCATTGATGGCATGGTAAACCGCCTCACAGGCATTATTTCTGAAGTGCGTGGCTCTGCCGACAATATTGCCAGTGCTTCTGAGCAAGTGAGTGCGACTGCGCAAAGCATCAGCCAGGCCACCAACGAACAAGCCGCTTCTGTAGAAGAAACCTCTGCCTCAGTTGAGCAGATGAGTGCTTCCATCAACCAGAACACCGAGAACTCCAAAGTGACTGACGGCATTGCCGGTAAAGCGTCTAAAGATGCTAATGAAGGCGGTGCTGCGGTAAAAGATACCGTGATTGCCATGAAGAGCATTGCCGACAAGATCAGCATTATTGATGACATTGCCTACCAGACTAACCTGCTGGCCTTGAACGCTGCCATTGAAGCGGCACGTGCCGGTGAGCATGGCAAAGGTTTTGCGGTAGTGGCAGCAGAGGTACGCAAGCTGGCCGAACGTAGCCAGGTGGCCGCACAAGAAATCGGTGAAGTGGCTAAGAGCTCTGTTGGCTTGGCCGAACGCGCTGGTGACCTGCTGGACGAAATTGTCCCTAGCATCAACAAAACCAGCGACCTGGTGCAAGAGATTTACGCTGCCAGTGAAGAGCAAAGCAGTGGTGCATTGCAGATTACTTCTGCCATGAATCAATTGAGCCAAGTCACGCAACAAAACGCCAGTTCGAGTGAAGAACTTGCTGCCACAGCCGAAGAGATGAGCGGCCAGGCTGAGCAACTTCAACAACTGATTTCCTACTTTAAAGTAGGTTCTGACGGGAATGGTAGCTTTTCAGCTGCAGTGAAAAAGAGTGCTAAGAAAGTGACTCCACCAGCCAGTAGTAAAACATCAGTACAAGTAGCGACTGCTATGTCGGCTGACATTGATGAGTCACAGTTTGTGAAGTTTTAATTGATCAGGTGTGTGAGGCATGTGACTGGAAGCATCTTTCATACGCCTAAAAAAGCGAGTAGTTTTTTTAAAATGTGTCATCCTTTTCAGGGGAAACCGCAATGTCTATCTTCAACTATAGGGTAGTGAATAAAAGTCGTATCCAGTCTGCGCAGCAATGTCTGAGCCAATTTGTGAACGGGCAATTGAATCACACGATAGACCTCAGTATCCAAGATGAGTTAACCCCCATCTTCATGCAGATTCACGAATTGCAGCAGCAGTTGGCTCAGAAGCAACAATCTCTCGATATCTTTATGCATGAAATGAATCATATGTCCAAGGAGCATGACGCGGGTGACATTGATGTGGTGATGAATGTGGAAAAATTCCAGGGCGACTTCAAAGTGATGGCGCAAGGCGTGAATGATATGGTTGCGGGTCATATTGCGGTGAAGAAGAAAGCGATGGCCGTGGTAAAAGCATTCGGTGAAGGTGATTTTGATGCGCCTCTAGAGGCTTTCCCAGGTAAGAAAGCCTTTATTAATGCCACCATAGAAAAAATGCGATCAAACCTCAAAGGATTTATCAAAGATATGAATCATATGTCTGATCAGCATGATGCTGGAGACATTGATGTTGTGATGGATACAACCAAGTTTGAAGGCGACTTTAAAGTCATGGCTCAAGGCGTGAACGATATGGTCAATGGACATATCGCCGTGAAGAAGAAGGCCATGGCGGTGGTAAAAGCCTTTGGTGAAGGGGATTTTGAGATGGCTTTAGAGAAATTCCCTGGTAAGAAAGCTTTTATTAACGAGATCATCGAGCAGGTCCGTAGCAATCTCAAGGCGGTAGGAGAGGCTATGTCGGTGATGAAGGAAATGGAGGCTGGAAATCTGACTGTCTCTATTAAAGGCAATTACGTGGGTGAATTTGATGATTTCAAGAAATCCTTAAACGGGATGATTGAAAAACTTTCTTATGTCATTGCTGAGGTGAGAGGTGCAGCCAATAACATTGCCAGTGCCTCTGATCAAGTCAGTGCCACGGCACAAAGTATCAGCCAGGCCACCAATGAGCAAGCCGCTTCGGTGGAAGAAACCTCTGCTTCTGTAGAACAGATGAGTGCCTCTATTAACCAAAATACCGACAACTCCAGAGTCACAGATGGCATCGCTGGTAAAGCAGCGACAGACGCTAACGAAGGTGGCGTAGCGGTGAAAGATACAGTTGTTGCCATGAAGAGTATTGCTGACAAGATCAGCATTATTGATGACATTGCTTACCAGACCAACCTGCTGGCATTGAATGCTGCGATTGAAGCTGCCCGTGCCGGTGAGCATGGCAAAGGCTTTGCCGTGGTGGCGGCTGAAGTGCGTAAATTGGCAGAGCGCAGCCAGGTGGCTGCTCAAGAGATTGGCGAAGTCGCCAAGAATTCTGTCGGGTTAGCCGAGCGTGCCGGTAAGCTCCTGGACGAAATTGTGCCTTGTATTAATAAAACCAGTGACCTGGTGCAAGAGATCTACGCCGCCAGTGAAGAGCAAAGTAGTGGTGCATCGCAGATCACTGCGGCCATGAACCAGCTGAGCCAGGCGACACAGCAAAATGCCAGCTCCAGCGAGGAACTGGCAGCGACAGCCGAAGAAATGAGCGGGCAGGCTGAGCAGCTGCAACAACTGATTGCTTTCTTTAAAGTGGGTTTAGAGGATGTTCATTCATCATCAGCAAAACATAGCGAGAAAAAAGTCAGTAGTCATCATGGTTCCAGAACGCCTTTAAAAGTAGCGACTACCCATGTAGCGGATGTGGATGAATCCCAATTTGTGAAGTTCTAGGGTGTTGTGAAGTGGGTGGCGTTTAAAAACGACGCATGGGCAGGGTTGTTTCCAGCTAATCAAGCGTAGCGCTGGTAAATCTCCATCATTAAAAAGAGGATTTGAAAGATGACTGAACTGGCAGTGGCCAATGCCCAGAGTAAAGCAGGCACTTTAATAGCGAATACGATCCAGCAATACCTGACGTTCGTGTTAGGCCGAGAAATTTTTGCCATCAATATCCTCAATATCAAGGAAATTATTGAGTATGGGCAGTTGACCGAAGTGCCCAAGATGCCGGCATTTATCCGTGGCGTGATTAATTTGCGTGGTGCGGTGGTGCCTGTGATTGATATGGCGGCACGGTTTGATAAACCTACTTCTGAGCTTACCCGTAAAACTTGCATCGTGATTATTGAAGTTGCGCATGCCGAAGGGACGCAAGTCGTTGGCATCATGGTCGATGCCGTGAATGAAGTGGTGGATATTGAGCTTGGTAACATTGAGCCAGCGCCTAGTTTTGGCGCCAATATCCGCGTCGATTTTATTGAAGGAATGGGCAAGATCGAGGGCAAATTCATTATTTTGCTCAACGTGAACAAAGTGCTTTCTGTTGATGAAATTTCCAGTCTGGTCACCGGTACCAGCTTGGCAGGCTAAAAAGTAGGTGAAGGGTGACACAGATGGACCATATTGAATCGCTGACGGCCAAAGAGTTTGGCTTGTTCAAGAGTTTTATTTATTCGCAGGCCGGGATTGCATTATCGGATGTCAAAAAACCGCTGGTGAGTGGCAGGCTGACTAAACGCCTGCATTTTCATAGGCTTAACTCATTCACGCAGTATTACAAATTGATCAATGATCCGGCCAATGCGACCGAGAAACAGATTGCGATTGATTTGCTCACCACCAATGAAACCCATTTTTTCCGGGAACCCAAACATTTTGATTTCTTTAAAGATGTCATTTTGCCCAAACGCAGCAAAGGCAAGCCTTTCCGGGTCTGGAGTGCGGCCTGTTCTTCTGGCGAGGAGCCTTATACCATTGCCATGCTACTGGATGAACATCTGGGTAAAGAGCCATGGGAAGTAGTCGCCTCTGATTTGAGTACCAAGGTGTTACACCAGGCACAAACCGGTTGTTACAACATGCAGCGGGCTTCTGAGATCCCCAGGCAATATTTGACCAAATATTGCCTGAAAGGCACGGGGGATCACGAAGGTGAATTGCTCATGGTTAAGGAACTGCGGCAGCGGATCAAGTTTTTACAGGTCAACCTGACCAAACCTTATCCTGATCTCGGCCAGTTTGATGTGATTTTTTTGCGTAATGTGATGATTTATTTTGATGTAGAGACCAAGCGCCAAATTACCGATCAAATGCTGCCGCTGCTTAAAAATGACGGCTATTTCATGATCAGCCATTCCGAGAGCTTGAATGGCGTGACAGACAAGTTTGCTTCAGAGGCGCCCTCCATTTATAAAAAAAGCACTTAATGGTTGCTTATGTTGAAGCGTACCCAGCCTGCATTTTGTTTTGGATTGATGGATAAAAAACCGGAAGAGGTTTTTGAGGTATTTTTGCAGCCTGGCGAATGGTACTGGGGCGATGCAGATACCAGAATCCGCACCATCCTAGGCTCTTGTGTGGCCGTCACCATCTGGCACCCTGAGAAGCGTGTAGGCGGTATGTGCCATATCCTGCTGCCTCAGCGCCAGGCCTCTCACAAAAAAAATAGTCCCGCCCTTTCCGGCAACTCTGCAAAGTATGCGGATGAAGCGCTTGCCTTAATGATGGGCGAAATGGCAAAACTCAAGATTCGTCCCAAAGAGTGCCAGGTGAAGGTGTTCGGAGGCAGCAATATGTTTCCCAAATTGAAATTACAGCAAAAAGATAATATTGGAGACCGGAACTTGCATGCGGTCCTCATGCATCTGGCTGAACATGGTTTTCAAATTCATGCCAATCATTATGGTGGTGAGGATTCGCGGTATATCATTTTTGATATCTGGAACGGGTTTGCCTGGGTGAAGAGCAGGGTCTAAAAACGGATTTTAATATGAAAAAAATCAGAGTAATGATCGTGGATGATTCTGCGGTCGTCAGAAAAGTCCTCACTGAGAAAATTGCCAAATCGTCTGAGATTGAGGTCATTGCCTCTGCCTCAGATCCTATTTTTGCCATGGATAAAATGATGAAGGACTGGCCGGATGTGGTGATCCTTGATGTGGAAATGCCGAGGATGGACGGCATTACTTTCCTCAAGAAAATCATGGCACAACGTCCGACACCGGTCATTATCTGTTCTACCCTGACCGAGAAGGGTGCGGAGACCACTATTCAAGCACTGGCGGCTGGGGCAGTCAGCATTGTGACCAAGCCCAAAGCAGGCTTAAAAGATTTTTTAGAAGATGATGCTAATGACATCGTCAATGTGATCAAGATCGCGGCTAAAGCCAACCTGAAACGCATGGTGCAGATGGAGCCCGTGGCTAAAGTACAGCCCAAATTGACTGCGGATGCGGTGTTGGCTGCGCCCAGCACTCGAGCCATGGCGCAAACGACAGAAAGTATAGTCGCCATTGGCACCTCTACCGGCGGTACACAAGCGCTGGAAGCGGTGCTGACCAGCTTGCCTCGCGTGTCTCCGGGTATGGTGATTGTGCAGCATATGCCAGAGAACTTTACCGCAGCGTTTGCCAAACGACTCAATGATCTTTGTGAAATCGAAGTGAAGGAAGCAGCGCATGGTGACCGTGTGATTCCCGGCCGTGCCCTGATTGCCCCTGGCGGCAAGCATATGCTGCTTAAACGCAGTGGCGCCCAATACCATGTTGATATCATCGATGGCCCATTGGTCAGCCGTCACCGGCCCTCGGTCAACGTGCTATTCCGTTCGGTGGCGCAACAAGCCGGTAAAAACGCCCTGGGAATCATTATGACCGGCATGGGCGATGACGGTGCGCAAGGATTAAAAGAAATGCTGGACGCCGGGGCAGAAACCCTGGGACAAGATGAACGAAGCTGCGTTGTTTATGGCATGCCCAAAGAAGCACACAAGCTGGGGGCGACCCCTAAAGAAGTGCCGCTTAGCAAAATCCCTCTCGAAATCATGAATTACTGGAATAAGAAATGAAATCCCTATTAAGTAGTCTGCCATTTGATTTTAAACCCTGGCTGCAAACGGCAGCCGCGCTGCCTTTGTGTATGCTAGGCAGCCTTGCCATGGCCGACGTCGAAGAGGATGGGCGCTACTGGCTCAATATTTATGCCCAAGGCAAGTTGCCGGTGGAAAACTTGTACTGGAGCATGGATACGCACCCGCGTTGGCGCGATGAGGGTAAACATTTCGATACGCTTATTCTGCGTCCTGCCATTTTCTACAAGGTGACGCCAAAAGCCAGCGTCTGGCTTGGCTATGATACGGTCATTAACCATCCTGCGGGCGCTTCTTCCTATAAGGAAAATCGCCTGTGGCAACAGTTCTTATATCAGTTTGATCCTGTCGCAAATGTCACTTTTATGAGCCGGTCACGCCTGGAAAACCGGGACCGTGAAGACTTTAGCCAGAATGCCTATCGTTGGCGTCAGATGGTGCGTGCCAGCATGCCTTCCACATTCAATCCGCATTTATCCTGGGTGGTGTACGACGAGCTGTTTATTAATTTTAATGACACCAATTGGGGTGTGCGCAAAGGCTTCGACCAGAACCGTTTGTTTCTGGGGGTCAACTGGAAATTCAGTGATTTTAGCAATGC contains the following coding sequences:
- a CDS encoding response regulator; this encodes MAKTILIVDDSSSLRSVVGTALKGAGYDVIEAEDGKDALTKLNGQKIHLIISDVNMPNMNGIEFLKASKQIPAYKFTPVIMLTTESAEEKKMQGQAGGAKAWMVKPFQPPQLLNAVSKLVLP
- a CDS encoding lipid asymmetry maintenance protein MlaB yields the protein MPVMINTNEARCALTFSGELNIYNVAETLAQIKAEMSKTLPIYVDLSEVDEADAAGLQILMAIRLHTLSHGLAFQLENPSEAVMALIELSDMAGFFGVTQVLTDIAA
- a CDS encoding chemotaxis protein CheA, yielding MQLDESLQIYIIESRDLLQQMEEALLTLEQNPEDEEKINAIFRAAHTIKGSAGLFGLDFIISFTHVAESVLDKVRNGQIPVTEEVVALFLEVGDFISKLIDHVAEGTKPDADTMVVNDGLINRLNVYLGAPPATASALPVASQNDASGEVESLDGVETSCWHISLRFGPDTFRSGMDPFSFLRYMNTMGKIVHVATITQALPSLEGMDAESCYLGFEISYESQASKVEIESIFDFVRDDCDIHILPPHSQVQHYIDLIDRLSNEEMKLGEILVKCGTLTPTELEAALAKQADVAADDKQPIGETLVNAQLVQPAVVNAALEKQRQVKETKNSESNFIRIDANKLDELINLVGELIIAGAGATLIADRIGDSAMNEATSNIATLVEQVRDSALALRMVQIGATFSRFNRVVRDVSKELGKDIRLEISGEETELDKTVVEKISDPLTHLVRNSMDHGIESAEARVAKGKPAYGTLKLNAFHDSGSIVIEVSDDGAGLNRDKILAKAIDKGLVSAEQSLSDKDIYNLIFEAGFSTADAVSNLSGRGVGMDVVKRNIQALRGTIDIQSTPGLGCTMSIRLPLTLAIIDGFLVGVADSSYVVPLDMVVECIELSAEDYASSVSDKRNFINLRGEVLPYLKLRDEFECKGEPPTRQNIVVMQYANQKIGLVVDKLIGEFQTVIKPLGKVFEHVKGIGGFTILGSGSVALVLDVPRMMQLANMESIKEQALVEE
- a CDS encoding methyl-accepting chemotaxis protein; protein product: MKVSQKISLMIAIAVIGLFSLIGLSYSSIEKVFEATNNANVNGIPSISTLNEGMKKFGQLRVRVYRHVLNTDQNNMTKIEEAISEARKGLEDALVKYNNENIADAKDKELLEKVRKGFDAYAPGMTEVIKLSREGKQKEALAILTANAKLAEELNTAIDEHMAYNQALAKSSAETAIEIKSSAVVTGLVVGGVLSLVVLGLAFVTIRSITRPLNSAVKSANAMANGDLTERVEVNSKDEIGQMMAAMKTMSEKISNVIHEIKSSADNIASASEQVSATAQSISQATNEQAASVEETSASVEQMSASINQNAENSKVTDGIAGKAATDANEGGAAVKDTVAAMKSIADKISIIDDIAYQTNLLALNAAIEAARAGEHGKGFAVVAAEVRKLAERSQVAAQEIGEVAKSSVGLAERAGDLLDEIVPSINKTSDLVQEIYAASEEQSSGALQITAAMNQLSQATQQNASSSEELAATAEEMSGQAEQLQHLIGFFKVSVDDVPVSSATRSVIKKVSKPLVSKPAVNTSHHDYEAQIDEAQFVKF
- a CDS encoding chemotaxis protein CheW yields the protein MSNLSVAEPPKTQQAVLENRIQQYLTFVLGREIFALNILNIKEIIEYGQLTEVPKMPGFIRGVINLRGAVVPVIDMAARFDKPSADITRKTCIVIIEVAHAGGTQVVGVMVDAVNEVVDIESGNIEPAPTFGANIRADFIEGMGKIEGKFVIILNVNSVLSVDEIATLASTV
- a CDS encoding methyl-accepting chemotaxis protein — encoded protein: MKMTVAKKMILLIGTAVFGLILIASMAQYYLDQVYTKTNYLNINTVPSIIVLDDMSKAYSDMQETVYQHIVNTDDATMTQLDRVILEYRAKLDEGVKKYESENITDDKDRSLIEGIKSELRSYDTVRERVLSLSRANKIDEARKAVFAAKDDFLKVSQAIEADRRYNVEIGQKASKDASETQATALLLSRTIALAVIVLAAAIGFFITRNLLKQLGGEPDYAASVVKTVAAGDYTVQVETKPGDTSSLLYSMKQMVEQLLAQIGGEPAYAAGIVKRVAEGDLTVKTDLRPGDTTSILFAIDGMVNRLTGIISEVRGSADNIASASEQVSATAQSISQATNEQAASVEETSASVEQMSASINQNTENSKVTDGIAGKASKDANEGGAAVKDTVIAMKSIADKISIIDDIAYQTNLLALNAAIEAARAGEHGKGFAVVAAEVRKLAERSQVAAQEIGEVAKSSVGLAERAGDLLDEIVPSINKTSDLVQEIYAASEEQSSGALQITSAMNQLSQVTQQNASSSEELAATAEEMSGQAEQLQQLISYFKVGSDGNGSFSAAVKKSAKKVTPPASSKTSVQVATAMSADIDESQFVKF
- a CDS encoding methyl-accepting chemotaxis protein, translating into MQQQLAQKQQSLDIFMHEMNHMSKEHDAGDIDVVMNVEKFQGDFKVMAQGVNDMVAGHIAVKKKAMAVVKAFGEGDFDAPLEAFPGKKAFINATIEKMRSNLKGFIKDMNHMSDQHDAGDIDVVMDTTKFEGDFKVMAQGVNDMVNGHIAVKKKAMAVVKAFGEGDFEMALEKFPGKKAFINEIIEQVRSNLKAVGEAMSVMKEMEAGNLTVSIKGNYVGEFDDFKKSLNGMIEKLSYVIAEVRGAANNIASASDQVSATAQSISQATNEQAASVEETSASVEQMSASINQNTDNSRVTDGIAGKAATDANEGGVAVKDTVVAMKSIADKISIIDDIAYQTNLLALNAAIEAARAGEHGKGFAVVAAEVRKLAERSQVAAQEIGEVAKNSVGLAERAGKLLDEIVPCINKTSDLVQEIYAASEEQSSGASQITAAMNQLSQATQQNASSSEELAATAEEMSGQAEQLQQLIAFFKVGLEDVHSSSAKHSEKKVSSHHGSRTPLKVATTHVADVDESQFVKF
- a CDS encoding chemotaxis protein CheW, coding for MTELAVANAQSKAGTLIANTIQQYLTFVLGREIFAINILNIKEIIEYGQLTEVPKMPAFIRGVINLRGAVVPVIDMAARFDKPTSELTRKTCIVIIEVAHAEGTQVVGIMVDAVNEVVDIELGNIEPAPSFGANIRVDFIEGMGKIEGKFIILLNVNKVLSVDEISSLVTGTSLAG